DNA from Vibrio japonicus:
ACTATCCGGGCTGTACTGCGTAGACAGCGGTGCATAAAAGGTCCAACCGAAATCAGGCGCACCGCCTGCGGTAAACAGAGAAGAAAGCAGTATCAGAAACGCAAAAGGCAAGATCCAAAAGCTGAGGTTGTTCATTCTCGGCAACGCCATATCTGGTGCGCCGATCATCAGTGGGATCATCCAGTTGGCTAACCCTGTAAATGCTGGCATTACCGCCCCAAATACCATCACTAAGCCATGAACCGTGGTCATTTGGTTAAAAAATTGTGGCTCTACAAGCTGTAATCCGGGCTGAAACAACTCAGCGCGAATCACCATCGCCATCGCACCACCGGTCAAAAACATGATAAAACTAAACCATAAGTATAATGTCCCTATGTCCTTATGGTTGGTTGAGTATATCCAACGAGCAATCCCCGTTGGTGCTTCGTGGTGAAGCTCCTCTTCCACGGCAATCGCACTGTTGGCACGACTTAAATCTGCATCCACAACGGGTGCTGATTTAACGGACTCTATTGACTCAGATTTGGACGTTTTCATGCTCCCTCCTTAGAGTCTGGCGACATGGCAGATTTGATCGCATTCACATCGGATGCCTGAATAAGATCACCCGTATTATTACCCAATCCATTTCTTTGATAGGTCACAACGGCCGCAATTTCTTTCTCGGTCAACTGATTAGAAAATGCCTGCATCGCTGTACCCGGGCGACCATTAACGACGATATCAATATGCGTTGGGGCATCACCGGTTGCGACTTTACTGCCCGTAATCGCTGGAAACGCACCTGGTATACCCGCACCGCTTGCTTGATGGCATACCGCGCAACGCTCTAAGTAAATTTTTTCACCCAGCGTCATCAGCTCGTCTTTCGACAACGTTGCGGTTAGCGATGCGGCAGCTTCTTGTTTCGCCTTCGCGACTTCTTCTTTTTTCGCTACAAGCCATTGATCATATTCATCTTCTTTCATTGCATGCACCACTACAGGCATAAAGCCATGTGCACGACCGCACAACTCTGCACATTGTCCACGGTATACGCCTGGCTCATCAATTCTCGTCCAGGCCTCATTGATAAAGCCGGGAATGGTGTCTTTCTTGACAGCAAAGGCGGGGACCCACCAAGAGTGGATAACGTCGTCGGAGGTCAGTAGAAATCTCACTTTACGATTGATTGGTAAAACCAGCGGGTTATCGACTTCGAGCAAATAATGCGCCCCCTTCTCTTCTATCCCGTCAATCTCCTTTTGACTGGTCGCGAGTAAGCTATAAAACTCGACATCTTCATTGAAATAACTGTAATGCCATTTCCATTGCGACCCGGTAATTTTGACTGTGAGATCGGATTGTGATGTATCTTCCATTGCGACAAGGGTTTTTGTTGCTGGTATCGCCATTAAAACGAGGATAATGATGGGTATTACAGTCCAGACGACTTCGACTTTCGTGCTTTCATGAAAATGAGCGGCGACCGCACCCTTCGATTTTCGGTGGTGGTACATGGAATAGAACATGGCACCGAAAACCACCAATGCGATGGCGCAGCAGATATAGAAGATCAACATATGCAGGTCGTAGACCTTACCACTGATCTCCGTGACACCTTTTGTCATGTTGAAGGTTTTTTCCTCTGCGCCAGAGGGGGTAGCAAAGCCAACAAACATCAAGCTAGCCACTCGCCACAGTGTTACTCGCAATCGTTCCAAAAGACCTCTCCTCTGTCTTTTTCACCTTATTAGGTGACCATTCCCAAGACAACTAATCAAACTGTCACGCAAAAATATCCATGCACGCTTATGGACCTAGTGAATTGTTTGTAAACAGCAAAAGTGATTTGACTTATTTTGTTATATTTATGTTAATAAAAGCTAGTTGGCGTTTTTAGATTGTGCAAGGAAGTGATATGAGTTCTTTGGCATCTGCGAAATTTATCGATTGCCCTCTCGCAAATGATAATCGTTATCACACATAGTTCCCTAAATGTCATACACTTGGATCAACAATTTATAAAGGTAATAAAAGCTATGATGGAACAAGTTACTCATTGGTTAGAAAAAGATCCCGATCCCCATACAAGAGAAGAGCTTCAACATCTTATTGATGAAAAAAACTATGACGAGTTAGAAGATAGGTTCAGTAAACGGCTTGAATTTGGGACAGCTGGGTTAAGGGGTAAAGTCGGTTGTGGTCCTAACCGTATGAATCGACTTGTCATACAAGAGACGGCAGCCGGTTTAGGTCACTATCTCATTGATGAAGTAGAAAATGCTTGCCTTCGTGGTGTCGTGGTTGGCTATGACGGACGTCCAGATTCGAAGCAATTTGCACATGACACCGCTTCTGTTCTTACTAGTCTGGGGCTTAAGGTCTACCTGACCCATAAAGTTGCTGCAACGCCGATTGTCGCGTTTGGTGTTGGACACTTTAACGCAGCTGCGGCTGTCGTCGTTACTGCAAGTCACAACCCACCGGAATACAATGGGTTTAAAGTCTACTGGGAAAATGGGGCGCAAATCATTCCGCCTCACGATTCAGGTATCGCGGCAGAAATCGATTTGGCAGCGAATCGGCCCATCCCCCTGTTGAGCCTAGACGACGCACATAAAAACGGTCTACTCGTTTGGTTAGAAGACGACTACTACCAAACCTATCGCCAGACAATGAACAACAACCCATTGTTGACCAATCACACAAGTCCTGATTCCGTGGGTATCGCTTACACCGCGATGCATGGTGTGGGCGCTCAAATGGCCGAAACACTACTCCAAGATGCTGGTTTTAATAAGGTTTACAGTGTAAAAGAGCAAAGAGAGCCTGATGGCACTTTCCCTACCGTTAACTTCCCAAACCCAGAAGAAGCGGGGGCAATGGACATGGTGGTCGCCTTAGCCCAAGCAAACAATGCCGATCTCGCTTGTGCGAACGACCCTGATGCAGACCGTTTTGCGGTGTCGGTAAGAACGCCTGATGGTGAGTATCAAATGTTAACGGGTGACCAAGTTGGTGCACTGTTTGGAGAGTATTTACTAAGCAAAACAGAGGGTTCGAAGCAACTTGTCGGCAATACCATCGTTTCTTCGACTTTACTGAGCAAGATAGCAAAAGCGCATGGGGCAACGTACTATCAAA
Protein-coding regions in this window:
- a CDS encoding phospho-sugar mutase — translated: MMEQVTHWLEKDPDPHTREELQHLIDEKNYDELEDRFSKRLEFGTAGLRGKVGCGPNRMNRLVIQETAAGLGHYLIDEVENACLRGVVVGYDGRPDSKQFAHDTASVLTSLGLKVYLTHKVAATPIVAFGVGHFNAAAAVVVTASHNPPEYNGFKVYWENGAQIIPPHDSGIAAEIDLAANRPIPLLSLDDAHKNGLLVWLEDDYYQTYRQTMNNNPLLTNHTSPDSVGIAYTAMHGVGAQMAETLLQDAGFNKVYSVKEQREPDGTFPTVNFPNPEEAGAMDMVVALAQANNADLACANDPDADRFAVSVRTPDGEYQMLTGDQVGALFGEYLLSKTEGSKQLVGNTIVSSTLLSKIAKAHGATYYQTLTGFKWLTNIAMQLQSDDKQFLFAYEEALGYTVGNKVWDKDGLSAIVAFAQLTAELKSQGKTIWDQLEAIYRQHGMHFNVQHSSKLDPKDPPVGDKLRANPPTMIAGRKVEIVEDLKTLVKTYSDGKTESIDLPASDVLIYHLSGDARVIVRPSGTEPKLKCYYEVVEPFAPEDSFSESIEKAELSIDMLISEHQSSL
- the coxB gene encoding cytochrome c oxidase subunit II — its product is MFVGFATPSGAEEKTFNMTKGVTEISGKVYDLHMLIFYICCAIALVVFGAMFYSMYHHRKSKGAVAAHFHESTKVEVVWTVIPIIILVLMAIPATKTLVAMEDTSQSDLTVKITGSQWKWHYSYFNEDVEFYSLLATSQKEIDGIEEKGAHYLLEVDNPLVLPINRKVRFLLTSDDVIHSWWVPAFAVKKDTIPGFINEAWTRIDEPGVYRGQCAELCGRAHGFMPVVVHAMKEDEYDQWLVAKKEEVAKAKQEAAASLTATLSKDELMTLGEKIYLERCAVCHQASGAGIPGAFPAITGSKVATGDAPTHIDIVVNGRPGTAMQAFSNQLTEKEIAAVVTYQRNGLGNNTGDLIQASDVNAIKSAMSPDSKEGA